GCCCAGATGGTCTACGGCACCAGGATCTCGATGTTCGTCGGCGTGGTCTCGGCGTTCTTCGCGACTGGGCTGTCCCTGATCGTCGGCCTCACCGCCGGCTACGTGGGCGGGCTCGGCGACGAGCTCCTCTCGGTGCTCTCCAACATCTTTCTCGTGATCCCTGGCCTCCCGCTCGTCGTGATCCTCGCCGGCTACCTGCCCAGCACCGGATCGGTCGGCATCATCATCGTGATCGCGATCACCGGATGGGCGTGGGGCGCGAGGGTGCTGCGGGCCCAGACCCTGTCGCTGCGCAACCGCGACTTCGTCGAAGCAGCGCGCGTCGCCGGCGACCGCACCTTCCGCATCATCTGGAGCGAGATCCTCCCCAACATGCTCGCGATCGTCGCCTCGTCGTTCCTCGCGACCGTGACCGGCGGCATCCTCACCCAGGCCGGACTCGCGTTCCTCGGCATGACCGACGTGACCGAGTGGTCGTGGGGAGGCATCCTCTACTGGGCGCAGAACAGCTCGGCGCTGCTTTACGGCGCCTGGTGGTGGTTCGTCCCGCCGGGGCTCGCGATCGCCGTGGTCGGCACTGCACTGGCCCTGGTCAACTTCGGCATCGACGAGTTCGTCAACCCTCGACTGCGCGCCGCGGGGCTGGGCACCAAGGCCGGCACCAAGACGCAGTTCAAGCGTCCGCGCCAGCCACTGCTGAACCTGCGTCGTCCGCGCCGCGACCTCGACGACACCGGCGACTTCGTCGCGGGCGAGACCGTGCTGCAGATCTCGAACCTCACGGTCGAGTACCAGACGCACGATGGTGCCTTCCGCGCGGTCGACGACGTCAGCCTCACGCTCCACCGCGGCGAGATCGTCGGTCTTGCGGGCGAGTCGGGGTCAGGCAAGACCACGCTCGCGTACGCCGTGACACGGCTCCTGCGTCCGCCCGCTGTGATCACGAACGGCGAGATCGTCTACACGGGGCGCGACGGGGAGCACCTCGACGTGCTCGCCCTCGACG
Above is a window of Microbacterium aurugineum DNA encoding:
- a CDS encoding dipeptide/oligopeptide/nickel ABC transporter permease/ATP-binding protein, yielding MTTPLTATIAAPTPTPKKGRNLDWLRGLRSTKIIVGGTVFLFFVLVAIFGPMLLTTDPSAVSTDVLLPPSPEHWLGTTHTGQDLFAQMVYGTRISMFVGVVSAFFATGLSLIVGLTAGYVGGLGDELLSVLSNIFLVIPGLPLVVILAGYLPSTGSVGIIIVIAITGWAWGARVLRAQTLSLRNRDFVEAARVAGDRTFRIIWSEILPNMLAIVASSFLATVTGGILTQAGLAFLGMTDVTEWSWGGILYWAQNSSALLYGAWWWFVPPGLAIAVVGTALALVNFGIDEFVNPRLRAAGLGTKAGTKTQFKRPRQPLLNLRRPRRDLDDTGDFVAGETVLQISNLTVEYQTHDGAFRAVDDVSLTLHRGEIVGLAGESGSGKTTLAYAVTRLLRPPAVITNGEIVYTGRDGEHLDVLALDDRDLKAFRWSEIAMVLQSAMNALNPVISIGDQIEDVFIDHDLRLSKEERRRRAGELLRTVGIDPIRLASYPHQLSGGMRQRVMIAMALSLKPRVIIMDEPTTALDVIVQRSIIEEIARLRHDFGFAVLFITHDLGLLLEISDRVGVMRKGRLVEENTPAALLEHAENDYTRHLLKSFPSLRGNAPIAGGGRYIAEDGEHASEEVGAR